TCCATGTCCACAATTTCGCGACATGAATAAGGGGacataatattttttttgaataagtcgttttttaaaaaaagtcgaaatgtttactttttagATGCGATTGTGTCTCTGAGAACTTCAgctgaaactttttttcaatCTCAACACGGGGCTCTTTATGCAATTCATCAGAAAAACAGATGTAAGCCACAACTCTCAAACTCCATATTCTATATTTAGTATGTATTCgcattgtcttttttaaaacaacaggcTAATTGCAGCCTGTATCTTTGTAAAGTTTTAATGAGGAGCATCTGTAAATCAGCAGCCTAACGTGCGCGCTGATTAAACGCTGCCTAATGTCTTTTAAGACACTCACACGCGAGGAGCTAATAATAGGCTTCCCGGCTTTCTAAATGAGATTGTAGTAAGGCGATTCTTTGTGACAGAGACAAGTTCATCTTCGTTAAACCGAGACGCAAAGAGTTGACCCTGGGAAGCGTCCTGATCCAGTCTCCAATACGATGGTACCGACAACGACAAGGCTCTACCGAAATCTGTTGTGCCGCGTTGCCTGCACAATACTCGATGGGCGACATGTGGTAGGAAGCAACACGACTAAATGTAACCGATTATTGTATTGCCTTTTAtccattttctaaaaaaaaaatacagttttatgcattaaaaaaatttTTTCAGAGCGTAGTTGCGCAtgacaggaataaaaaaaagtgtctcagAGGTGTCTGTAAAACTAAAGTGAACGCGAAATCGTTGCAGTCAATCATAACAGATTCGTTTGTCTGTGCTGTTGGCTCGTAAAGTCTTCCTACTAAAACCTAATGCAGGATTACGTGAATGTTCACTTGTTTGTGCAGCGCGTAAGTGAGAGCGCTGTCCAGGGTGCTGAAATGGAAGAGGGGTCGTTATCATCCACATGTTATCTAAAGCTTCTGCATTAATATTGCTTCTTTTCTCAATATGATTTTCAAGAAATTACCCATGTTTCCTTTACAGGGTTACAGGATTATTTAGCTTCAGATGCAGCATTGCttatgtttgcttgtttttgttcactgggtttttaaaaagctcttaGAGTGATTAGAAGTTGTGCTTTTACTTGATATATTTCGCTGCCTCCATGGTTCAGGCACGAAGGAAATGCATTTTGTTAGTGAGTTAGTTCTCCAAATCAGGTTTATACAAATGTGTAGCATTAAAAATTGAACTCAGTACTTTGATATAAAGGTGTTGAAGGGTTACAAGACTTGGCAGTTCAGGGCTAGGTGCTGTTTTTACTCAACTATTACTAGTGGTGCCCTattactttaattatttttctgtttgatcaGTTCTTTACTTTCTGgatttgcagtaaaaaaaaaaaatgtctgggTAATATAATCACAGATTAAACTAAACtactaaaaagtaaaaaatctcCTCACATGACCATAGTCGGTCAGTCAATGGCAAAGCTGTTCCTCAACtaaaaatttgacttttttttttcattactgctTTTAGATAAACAAATCGACCTTCACAAAAATTGAAGAAAACtcagaaaagaagaatacatcagaaaaagagagagcaacAATCATCTTTTCCCTCAAGAATGAAGTGGGAGGACTAGTGAAGGCACTCAAACTCTTCCAAGTAAGGACAGAGTCACTTTGCTTCATTCTTTTTATCTGGATATCCATGTTATACCTACACTTAGCCTACTCATTTTTGGCACTGATAATAAAAATTGTGGGCCACTTAGCAATGGTTCTTTATGTTTCTTGCAGGAAAATCACGTCAACCTCGTCCACATAGAGTCCAGGAAATCCAAGAGACGCAACTCtgagtttgaaatatttgtggACTGCGACAGCGACCACGaacaactgaatgaaatcatcCAGCTGCTGCGGAAGCATGTGAACGTGGTTGATATGGAGCCTCCAGATAACTCGTGTCTACAAGACAAAGGTAAATAAAATCCTGCAGATAATGTATTACAAGTATATTacttacaaaagaaaaattaacACCATGTCTTCCTCTCGTCTCAGACATGTATAATGTCCCCTGGTTCCCAAAGAAGATTTCAGACTTGGACAAGTGTGCAAACCGTGTCCTCATGTACGGCTCTGAGCTGGATGCAGATCATCCAGTATGTATAGACTCAAATTAGCCCTCTGGTTAAATCATCACAGTGGACGttacttttatttgaattacACTGAAATCTTCTATCTTGCTCTTTTCAGGGTTTCAAGGACAATGTTTACCGGAAAAGGCGAAAGTACTTTGCTGATATTGCCATGTCATTCAAACAGtgagtttttatttgacttttagtTGGttattttggaaatgttttaagttttaatcTGATAATAAGAgaattggtttttttttgtttttgttacagtGGGGATCCCATTCCTCAAATTGAGttcacagaggaggaagtgaagactTGGGGAGTTGTATACAGGGAGCTCAACAAGCTGTACCCCACCCACGCCTGCCGGGAATACTTGAAGAACCTGCCTCTGCTGTCCAAATACTGTGAATTTCGGGAGGACAACATTCCTCAGCTGGAAGATGTCTCACGCTTTCTCAGAGGTCggtttttcatttcaattaaatattttgcttcaaataaaaacatgaaaatgtttttactcaTCTGTGTTTTCAAATCTTCTCAGAGCGCACTGGGTTTACCATCAGGCCTGTGGCAGGTTATCTGTCCCCGCGCGACTTCCTTGCTGG
This genomic interval from Labrus mixtus chromosome 4, fLabMix1.1, whole genome shotgun sequence contains the following:
- the tph1a gene encoding tryptophan 5-hydroxylase 1a isoform X2, whose amino-acid sequence is MVPTTTRLYRNLLCRVACTILDGRHVINKSTFTKIEENSEKKNTSEKERATIIFSLKNEVGGLVKALKLFQENHVNLVHIESRKSKRRNSEFEIFVDCDSDHEQLNEIIQLLRKHVNVVDMEPPDNSCLQDKDMYNVPWFPKKISDLDKCANRVLMYGSELDADHPGFKDNVYRKRRKYFADIAMSFKHGDPIPQIEFTEEEVKTWGVVYRELNKLYPTHACREYLKNLPLLSKYCEFREDNIPQLEDVSRFLRERTGFTIRPVAGYLSPRDFLAGLAFRVFHCTQYVRHSSDPLYTPEPDTCHELLGHVPLLAEPSFAQFSQEIGLASLGASDDSVQKLATCYFFTVEFGLCKQEGQLRAYGAGLLSSISELKHALSGNARIMPFDPKVTSKQECIITTFQEVYFVSDSFEEAKVKMREFAKTIKRPFTVRYNPYTQSVDVLKDTPSINSVVEELRHELDIVGDALIRLNKQQGV
- the tph1a gene encoding tryptophan 5-hydroxylase 1a isoform X1 translates to MYSNKNEGPRRGRSFDSMNIGFEEKLLNNEINKSTFTKIEENSEKKNTSEKERATIIFSLKNEVGGLVKALKLFQENHVNLVHIESRKSKRRNSEFEIFVDCDSDHEQLNEIIQLLRKHVNVVDMEPPDNSCLQDKDMYNVPWFPKKISDLDKCANRVLMYGSELDADHPGFKDNVYRKRRKYFADIAMSFKHGDPIPQIEFTEEEVKTWGVVYRELNKLYPTHACREYLKNLPLLSKYCEFREDNIPQLEDVSRFLRERTGFTIRPVAGYLSPRDFLAGLAFRVFHCTQYVRHSSDPLYTPEPDTCHELLGHVPLLAEPSFAQFSQEIGLASLGASDDSVQKLATCYFFTVEFGLCKQEGQLRAYGAGLLSSISELKHALSGNARIMPFDPKVTSKQECIITTFQEVYFVSDSFEEAKVKMREFAKTIKRPFTVRYNPYTQSVDVLKDTPSINSVVEELRHELDIVGDALIRLNKQQGV